The DNA region TGACCCTAATTATTTAATATGAGAACATCTTCAGATCATGGAAACACAATTATTTTATCAGTTATTTTAAAACAAGGTAAATGAAAAACATCAGCAGGTAAATATTcaatttatttgtcaataaaagtccattatttttcattttaaatcaatCATTCTGAACATAAACAACCACTACACTCTTTAATGTTTATCGGTCTGTGTTGTTGTCTCTGACGTCACTGAcctgtttaaataaatacagcGCGTGCAGACCCAGGAACGCGTCACAGTGACGTCACGAAGCGGCCCCCTGAAAAGGGGAGTTCGTTTCTaccaaaaatggaaacaaatacagtaaagcgttgaattttatttttaaagccaaAAAATTAATCCTAAAAACTTCAACTTAAAGTTTGACactgaattattgtttttgaaataaaataaatattacagtcAGTGTTATGCATAAATATAGGAATAAAAAACCTACAAGTTCTTACATTTAAAGTTGGTGAAAGTTGctgtagggaaaaaaaaaaaaaattgtgttgaaTGAAGTTATTTAAAGCTATTTAAAGTTAGGGGTGGGATtatctccctgctcgttctcgaccccttgTGTGCACGAGCCCACGCTCAAAGCGCGTCACCGTTAAAActcagtttttagtcacgttttttaatacatataatgataaagttcagTGTTTACTTATCGCTGAATGAGACGTCATCTCTACACAATAcagcgatgagctgaggtctgctATTGGAGCACCGGtgagtgaggggcgtggctttagagAAAGCGcagattatatttattataataaaggcTTTATTATACATGTCGACTGGTTCCCACAAAGACCAGCAGCCCGTCCTCACCTGGTTCAGGACAAATCCTGCTTTTACAGGAAGTAGAAGACACCTGCacagaaccttttcaaaataagactcaTAGATGAGTCAATCCAAgacaggggttttcaaccttggggtcaggagacactgggagagggtcaccagatgccttcaagaaaataagaatattttctgaacatttttctacaactccaccaaactcaccatatttttgctccttttaacatatttttgctacttttctcctatttctgacacttctacatcacattttaatgacttttctatgaattttttccactttccagacatgttcagcacttataaaccatttctaccacttttacacctaatgtcacatatgttgacccattattgtcacttttaacctgttttcaccagatttcatgattatttttgcaaatttaaccacattcatcatttgtcatgttcattatttgccagtttaaactaattgttccaatattgacactttgaaccatttttttaaaaccactttctgtctgtttttgtccactctaatttgcaacgtttaaccaatttttaaaaatcccatttcacttcctggataacagtggatattagtTTATGGCGGCAAGGTTTTCCTTgtcgccatgatgaattcatgttgggtgtgggatacatatgtatgtgtatatacgtatatatgcatatgtgtgtatccataaaatgaagagtccgtccttaagactgctctactgtaaagtgccttgagataccattggttatgatttggcgctatacaaataaagattgattgattgattgataactAACCAGGATAAATGACTAATACCAGTCTAGAACAGGAAGGATCTCCTTACTGTAACAGACTGGTTATGGACGTCCagcagggacacacacacacacacacacacatagttgtTTATTAATCCTTGAGCCTGTGCAGCCTTGTGTTTGTCCCTGaacagagagagagtgtgtgtgtgtgtgtgtgtgtgtgtgtgtgtgtgtgtgtgtgtgtgtgtgtgtgtgtgtgtgtgtgtgtgtgtgtgtgtgtgtgtgtgtgtgtgtgtgtgtgtgtgtgtgtgtgtgtgtgtgtgtgtgtgtcttcttgTCTCTACTTTAATTCCctcaaatataaaaattaaactCCATTAATCACTTAAgtttttatgagtaaataaATTCAAACACACAGGATTCATCATAGATTAGAAACATCTCGTAGATCTATGGATATAGAAATATAGCATTAATGGGCTTTATACTGaactagcttagcttagcaaaAGCTAAGATTATGATATAAAAACACTTGTGTTTGCTCActgataatatatatttatacatatttatgTTTACATTCTGTTACAAAGATACACAACTGATTAAagtggactcacaatcacacaaagatcatcatcatcatggtgTGATTGAATGAAATGCATCATGGGTAAATTCAGTGAGCACACTCAGTTGGTCCCAGGACGGACGCTGCTGAGAGGAGCCATCGTGATTGGCCAAAACAGCTGGAGATATGACCACAGCCACGcccactgatgacatcactcgCTTTCAGCCGCGTAGATTCGATACATCAATGTAACGATGCTCGCCACCACGGCCGGAATTAACCAGTTAGAATACCAGCTGTAAGAGAGACTAGTTAGTACTGACTAACCAGTtagaatagtgtgtgtgtgtgtacctggtcTCCTCCATCACCGTGGTAACCATTGTGTCCTATAAACAAACAGCACAGGTGACATTGTTATTGTTCACATTGGTTCTGACTACAGTTCCCATGATGCACCACTCACCACTGGTTTTTCAATCAAGTGTCGGTCGTcctgtcaaaaacacacacagatgttagaacacaaacacacaaacgaacacacacacacacacagatgttagaacatacgcacacacgcacacacacacacacacacaccgggtGCAGTTCTCCTATCACTAAATCGTTGGCCATCTCTCTGGCATCGGTGGAATGTCCGACATCCTCAAAGCTCTCCGTAGCGTCTCCCCCCGCCTGCTCCCTTAGAACCTCCTCACCTCCAGGgtgctgcaacacacacacacacaggtcacaTGATGTCACAGCTGCTCTGCTATTGGCTCATGTTTCCACCATAGAtcatttaatttacaaattatttaacagttttaaaATAACTTCCAGAATAATCTAATAATCTTCAAActgttaataaatattatttattcattttctatgAAGTAATGTtatcagtaaaagtaaaaaacttCAATGTTttgtaacaaaacaaaataccaaTGGCTAACCCTTTAGCTTTAGCTAATCTGTAATATCTAATATTATCTTATATATGCAAATCTTCAGCTTTCACTTATTTATTAAGTCTAAAAATAGTCAaagctttaaaattattatagaAGAAAGTTATCGAATAAAGAACAGCTTTCATTCACCAGCcatttagcattagctactGAGCATTAGCATTTTTCTAATCCTGATCATCCGTTAATTAGACGAATTAAAAAGCACTCAGCTAATTATTTTACCAGCTTTCATTAAGTGCATATGTAACGTATCggctaataatattaataagacCAAAGCAGAACAAATGTGCTAGCCACTTAGCATTAGCGGTTGCTATCACAAAATGAGGAGCTGAGTCTCTTTATGCTAGCAGGCTACAAACTCCCACACTCATTGAATGTAACATGACCTGAGGTCTGCTTTGTGTTAAAAACCAGTTTGTGTCGGATCTGAAacgtaaaaacatttattagagtgtgtgtgtgtgtgtgtgtgtgtgtgtgtgtgtgtgtgtgtgagcgtgtgtgcgtgcgtgttacTAACAGCCTCACACAACAACAAGCTATTGTAACCAGAAGATCAACTTTGACGCTTtgacaagcacacacacacacacacacacacacacacacacacacacacacacacacacacacacacacacacacacacacacacacacacacacacacacacacacacacacacacacactgacctgtgTACAGCGTaccaacagacaaacaaaggTTAAAGGTCAAACCTGCTACCTGTAACTCCAGATTAATAAAACTCCCGCTCCAGATTAAACAAACTCTTCAGTTTAAAGGTGAAAGAACAGATCATTGCGTCACaaacatgctaatgctaactaatgctaatttaCTTTATTCATTGATCACTCTGATCAGCCAGTTTAGGCCTGTGAGTGCACCTGATATAAcaaagccccgcccctttaccccCGCTCAGCCagcgctgctacatg from Gouania willdenowi chromosome 20, fGouWil2.1, whole genome shotgun sequence includes:
- the cyb5a gene encoding cytochrome b5; this translates as MAAQEDQSSEGVKYFRLSEIEEKNSFKSTWIIIHNKVYDVTSFLEQHPGGEEVLREQAGGDATESFEDVGHSTDAREMANDLVIGELHPDDRHLIEKPVDTMVTTVMEETSWYSNWLIPAVVASIVTLMYRIYAAESE